A stretch of the Teretinema zuelzerae genome encodes the following:
- a CDS encoding ATP-dependent nuclease: MKIRYISISNFRGVNHFEWGLPADSVFCLVGKGDSSKSTILEAIRYCLYPNWNLSIFDSDFFNNDVTKELCIELTIGEIIPEFISDLKYGLMLRGWNKKEKKVFDEPDDSLEIVLTIRLSVSNALEPKWIVVNSRNPDGIEFKTSDRIKACVGIIGAFSERQLSWSSGSAIARITEADNIDESLVSAAREAKQTFDMNRSVLTGFDHAAKKAEVAARHFGVHVSETYKAQLDISSINLKVGGIALHDKDIPLRLLGLGSRRLVLCGIQQQNLENGHITLIDEIEYGLEPNRISRLIKCIRNDKSGQYFITTHSPIVLRELTIDELYIVHNYNGEVTIQSANDNQLRELEIQGKIRANAEAFLSKKVIVCEGATEVGFLRGFDDYLVTKAFDPFAYFGVALVDANGGGKVKKTAQVFKQLGYEVAVFADSDAQDQLSDYDCAELKALSISTFVWAGNVSIEERIMLDIPWNYVLSCLDFAINGLGIPAREQLLSVFPGTLDKQHSEWPESQDLRKLIGEVANKKKWFKNITNASILFLTISELFDSQDYSSCDLYDKMKQLKTWILNDE; the protein is encoded by the coding sequence ATGAAAATCCGATATATAAGTATTAGTAACTTTCGAGGGGTCAATCATTTTGAATGGGGGTTACCAGCTGATTCAGTATTTTGTTTGGTCGGTAAAGGGGATTCATCAAAATCGACAATATTAGAGGCTATACGATACTGTTTGTATCCTAATTGGAATCTTTCTATTTTTGATTCAGACTTCTTCAATAATGATGTAACTAAAGAACTTTGTATTGAATTAACAATTGGTGAAATCATTCCGGAGTTCATTTCAGATTTGAAGTACGGACTTATGCTTCGTGGTTGGAATAAAAAAGAAAAAAAGGTATTCGATGAACCAGATGATTCCCTTGAAATTGTTCTCACCATCAGGCTATCTGTAAGTAATGCCTTGGAACCTAAATGGATTGTAGTTAATTCTCGTAATCCAGATGGTATTGAATTTAAGACGAGTGATCGTATTAAGGCTTGCGTTGGAATTATTGGAGCTTTTTCGGAGAGGCAATTGTCATGGTCATCAGGTTCAGCAATTGCTCGAATAACGGAAGCAGATAATATTGATGAATCTCTCGTTTCGGCTGCACGTGAAGCGAAACAAACCTTTGATATGAATCGATCTGTTCTTACTGGTTTTGACCATGCTGCAAAAAAAGCAGAAGTCGCTGCACGACATTTTGGTGTACATGTATCAGAAACATATAAGGCACAATTAGATATAAGCTCAATTAATCTGAAAGTCGGAGGAATTGCGTTACATGACAAGGACATCCCTTTGCGATTGCTGGGATTGGGTTCTCGCAGACTAGTGCTATGTGGTATTCAACAACAAAATCTCGAAAACGGGCATATAACTCTTATTGATGAAATTGAATATGGGTTAGAACCAAATAGAATATCTCGTCTGATTAAGTGTATCCGAAATGATAAATCAGGGCAGTACTTCATAACAACTCATTCTCCAATTGTACTCCGCGAGTTAACAATTGATGAACTATATATTGTCCACAATTATAATGGCGAAGTTACGATACAATCTGCTAACGATAACCAACTACGCGAACTTGAAATTCAAGGAAAGATTCGAGCAAATGCAGAAGCTTTTCTAAGTAAAAAAGTAATTGTGTGCGAAGGCGCCACGGAAGTTGGTTTTCTGCGAGGCTTTGATGATTATTTGGTAACTAAAGCTTTTGATCCATTTGCTTATTTCGGTGTAGCATTGGTAGATGCTAATGGTGGAGGGAAAGTAAAAAAAACGGCACAAGTGTTCAAACAATTAGGATATGAAGTCGCGGTGTTTGCGGATTCGGATGCTCAAGACCAGTTATCCGATTATGACTGTGCAGAACTAAAAGCTTTATCAATTTCAACTTTTGTTTGGGCTGGGAATGTCTCCATTGAGGAACGTATAATGTTAGACATACCATGGAATTATGTCCTTTCCTGCCTTGATTTTGCTATTAATGGTCTTGGTATACCTGCACGCGAACAGCTTTTATCTGTGTTTCCCGGAACCCTGGACAAGCAGCACTCAGAGTGGCCAGAATCACAGGACTTGCGAAAACTAATTGGGGAAGTGGCAAATAAAAAAAAGTGGTTCAAGAATATTACTAATGCATCGATATTATTTTTAACAATATCAGAATTATTTGATTCTCAGGATTATTCTTCATGCGATTTGTATGACAAAATGAAACAACTCAAAACATGGATTCTAAACGATGAGTGA
- a CDS encoding IS4 family transposase: MNNYNTLFGQLLSQVKRPEFDKLCKTMESDKFRKDFNTWDQFVVMAFAQITRQNGLRSIQNAMNCQKKSFYHLGLNKEIKRSTISYANKNHGSEFFESLYYQLFSTLERGARKLTEKKLYAVDATTIGFSLNDFPWAKFRSTKSGVKIHVKYDVGESVPEYLFITNAEEHENNTLGKMNLKKGDIVTFDKGYNNYAQFSDFCDNGVYFVTRLKDNASYKVIKRRKTHTTKISSNHIIQFTGQVAKSKCPNELRRIRTVDNETGSAIILLTNMISCSAEKVAEIYRKRWHIELFFKTIKQNLKIKRFYGTSENAVKTQIWIAMIVYLLYIMLKKSTGSITKCFTHFISEISVSLFQRIDLNLWFAGSSPPVSVHAPDVSCMQFEFCL, from the coding sequence ATGAATAACTATAACACACTTTTTGGACAGCTTCTATCACAAGTTAAGAGACCTGAATTTGATAAACTGTGCAAAACGATGGAATCAGACAAATTCCGAAAAGATTTCAATACATGGGATCAATTCGTTGTCATGGCCTTTGCGCAAATAACTAGACAAAACGGCCTGCGTAGTATTCAAAATGCAATGAATTGCCAAAAAAAATCTTTTTACCATCTCGGCCTGAACAAAGAAATAAAACGATCAACGATTTCATACGCAAATAAAAATCACGGCTCCGAGTTTTTCGAGTCCTTGTATTATCAATTATTTTCAACGCTTGAGCGCGGCGCACGTAAGTTGACGGAAAAGAAACTGTATGCCGTAGATGCAACCACAATCGGATTTTCTCTGAATGATTTCCCATGGGCGAAATTCAGATCGACAAAAAGCGGTGTTAAGATCCATGTGAAATATGACGTTGGCGAATCAGTTCCGGAATATTTGTTCATTACTAATGCAGAAGAGCATGAGAACAATACGCTTGGAAAAATGAATCTTAAGAAAGGCGATATTGTTACCTTTGATAAGGGATACAATAACTACGCTCAGTTTTCTGATTTTTGTGATAACGGTGTCTATTTCGTTACCAGACTTAAAGATAATGCCTCTTACAAAGTAATTAAACGAAGAAAAACGCATACCACAAAGATATCGAGCAACCATATCATTCAGTTTACCGGCCAGGTTGCAAAAAGCAAATGCCCAAATGAACTCAGGCGTATTCGGACCGTTGATAATGAGACTGGAAGCGCAATTATTTTACTTACGAACATGATAAGCTGCAGCGCGGAAAAGGTTGCTGAAATATACCGAAAGCGTTGGCACATAGAACTCTTTTTCAAAACTATTAAGCAAAACCTGAAAATAAAACGTTTTTATGGAACCTCTGAGAATGCGGTAAAAACGCAGATTTGGATTGCTATGATCGTTTACCTTTTGTATATAATGCTCAAAAAATCGACAGGCAGTATAACGAAATGCTTCACACATTTTATTTCGGAAATCTCTGTTTCATTATTCCAACGTATTGATTTGAACCTTTGGTTTGCCGGGTCGTCGCCGCCAGTTTCTGTTCACGCTCCAGATGTCAGTTGTATGCAATTTGAGTTTTGTCTATGA
- a CDS encoding heavy metal translocating P-type ATPase: MQTTKLRINGMTCAACAQASERAVKKLPGIADASVNFSTEKLSVTYDEGAVDVNAIKAAVSKAGYEAVDDVVDKQVVIPVGGMTCASCSAAIERALKKVSGVKNVSVNLATERASITYDPDAVRLSEIKQAITNAGYRPLAIESGASVDAHKEEKEREIKTLKAKFAVSAAFAVPLFYVAMGAMLGWPLPSFMNAMNYPLRYALIEIALVIPVLAAGYRFYLVGFRAIIHRAPNMDSLIAMGTSAAVIYSLYGAVSIANGNFKMVESLYFETAGIIITLILLGKTLEAISKGKTSESIKKLMGLQPKTATVIQNGAEIEIPIEEVEVGDAVMVRPGEKIPVDGDIVSGRTSIDESMITGESMPVEKGPGDRVIGASINKNGSITFRVSKVGADTVLSRIIKLVEDAQGSKAPIAAMADIVSGYFVPIVFVIAIASAGLWLFFGASVVFALTVFVAILTIACPCALGLATPTAIMVGTGKGAEYGVLIKSGEALETAHTIKTIVFDKTGTITKGQPEMTDIHTENGFEETEILALAAAAERGSEHPLGESIVKAADARTDKRYQAAAFEAIPGHGIKATVEGKEILLGNVKHMDVNRITVNASMADAYAEEGKTPMHIAINGSYAGIIAVADVVKESSARAIKALRDMGIETIMITGDSRKTAEAIARQVGIDRVLAEVLPQDKAAEVAKIQKEGKRVAMVGDGINDAPALAQADVGIAIGSGTDVAMESASIVLMRSDLMDVPTAIKLSKSVIRNIKQNLFWAFAYNVLGIPIAAGLLHIFGGPLLNPIFAAIAMSLSSVSVLTNALRLKRFKPAFAVVPASAQKKDETKPASAKKMLMIEGMSCGHCTMKVESALSDVPGVESVDVNLSRQSALVQGSNLNDVVLTHVVTTAGYRVSRIIG, encoded by the coding sequence ATGCAAACGACAAAATTACGGATAAACGGAATGACTTGCGCCGCGTGCGCGCAGGCTTCCGAGCGGGCCGTCAAGAAACTGCCCGGCATAGCCGATGCCTCGGTGAATTTCTCGACCGAGAAACTCTCGGTGACCTACGATGAGGGGGCCGTAGACGTGAATGCCATAAAGGCTGCTGTCTCAAAAGCGGGTTACGAGGCAGTCGATGACGTTGTCGACAAACAGGTCGTCATACCGGTCGGCGGCATGACCTGCGCTTCCTGTTCCGCCGCGATAGAGCGTGCGCTCAAGAAAGTTTCGGGAGTGAAAAACGTCAGCGTCAATCTCGCGACCGAAAGGGCTTCAATTACCTATGATCCCGATGCGGTACGGCTATCCGAGATTAAGCAGGCGATCACGAATGCCGGTTACCGGCCGCTGGCGATCGAATCGGGCGCTTCCGTAGACGCGCACAAGGAAGAGAAGGAGCGCGAAATAAAGACGCTCAAGGCGAAGTTTGCGGTTTCCGCAGCCTTTGCCGTCCCGCTATTCTACGTCGCCATGGGCGCGATGCTCGGCTGGCCGCTTCCCTCCTTCATGAACGCGATGAACTATCCGCTGCGCTACGCATTGATCGAAATCGCCCTCGTGATACCCGTATTGGCCGCCGGCTATCGGTTCTATCTCGTCGGATTCCGGGCTATTATCCACCGCGCGCCGAACATGGATTCGCTCATCGCGATGGGAACCTCTGCCGCGGTGATCTATAGCCTTTACGGAGCGGTCAGTATAGCCAACGGAAACTTCAAAATGGTCGAGAGCCTCTATTTCGAGACAGCCGGCATTATCATAACCCTCATACTGCTGGGGAAGACGCTCGAGGCCATTTCCAAGGGAAAGACGTCGGAATCCATCAAAAAGCTCATGGGGCTTCAGCCTAAAACCGCGACTGTCATTCAGAACGGCGCTGAAATAGAAATTCCGATTGAGGAAGTCGAGGTCGGCGATGCGGTGATGGTTCGCCCCGGGGAAAAGATACCCGTTGACGGCGATATCGTTTCCGGGCGCACCTCGATTGACGAGTCAATGATTACCGGCGAAAGCATGCCCGTTGAAAAAGGACCGGGAGACAGGGTGATAGGCGCCTCGATCAACAAGAACGGCTCAATCACGTTCCGCGTGTCAAAAGTGGGAGCCGATACGGTTCTCTCGCGCATCATCAAGCTGGTGGAGGATGCCCAGGGATCGAAGGCGCCGATTGCCGCGATGGCCGACATCGTCTCAGGCTATTTCGTCCCGATCGTTTTCGTAATCGCGATTGCGTCGGCGGGACTGTGGCTGTTCTTCGGGGCCAGCGTAGTGTTCGCCCTGACCGTGTTCGTCGCGATTCTTACCATTGCGTGTCCCTGCGCGCTCGGACTTGCCACCCCAACCGCCATCATGGTCGGCACCGGTAAGGGGGCTGAGTATGGAGTGCTCATCAAGTCGGGCGAGGCCCTGGAGACCGCGCACACTATAAAAACGATCGTATTCGACAAGACCGGAACGATCACCAAGGGCCAGCCAGAAATGACGGATATCCATACCGAGAACGGTTTTGAGGAGACGGAGATTCTCGCCCTGGCGGCTGCTGCTGAACGCGGCTCCGAGCATCCGCTCGGAGAGTCGATCGTGAAGGCAGCCGATGCGCGGACTGATAAAAGATATCAGGCGGCGGCATTCGAGGCGATTCCCGGTCATGGAATAAAGGCGACGGTGGAAGGAAAGGAAATCCTGCTCGGCAACGTCAAGCATATGGATGTAAACCGGATCACGGTTAATGCCTCCATGGCAGACGCCTACGCCGAGGAGGGCAAGACGCCGATGCATATCGCGATCAACGGTTCTTACGCCGGAATTATCGCCGTTGCCGATGTCGTCAAAGAATCAAGCGCAAGGGCTATCAAGGCACTGCGCGATATGGGCATCGAAACCATCATGATTACCGGCGATTCCCGAAAGACAGCTGAGGCAATCGCAAGGCAGGTCGGCATCGACCGCGTCCTCGCCGAGGTATTGCCGCAGGACAAGGCTGCCGAAGTCGCCAAGATACAGAAAGAGGGAAAGCGGGTCGCGATGGTCGGCGACGGCATCAACGACGCTCCCGCGCTCGCGCAGGCAGACGTCGGCATCGCGATTGGTTCCGGAACAGACGTCGCCATGGAAAGCGCGTCCATCGTCCTCATGAGGAGCGACCTCATGGACGTTCCGACGGCTATCAAGCTTTCGAAGAGCGTCATCCGGAATATCAAGCAGAATCTTTTCTGGGCATTCGCGTACAACGTGCTTGGCATTCCGATAGCGGCTGGTCTTCTCCACATATTCGGTGGACCGCTTCTCAATCCAATTTTTGCCGCGATCGCGATGTCGCTCAGCTCCGTTTCCGTACTGACGAATGCGCTACGGCTTAAGAGATTCAAGCCCGCGTTTGCTGTTGTTCCGGCAAGCGCGCAAAAAAAGGATGAAACAAAACCGGCATCTGCCAAAAAAATGCTGATGATCGAGGGAATGAGCTGCGGTCATTGCACTATGAAAGTTGAGTCTGCCCTCAGTGATGTCCCTGGAGTTGAAAGCGTCGACGTCAATCTTTCGAGACAAAGCGCTTTGGTTCAGGGTTCGAATCTCAATGATGTCGTGCTTACTCATGTGGTGACAACGGCTGGATATCGGGTTTCCCGGATTATTGGCTGA
- a CDS encoding urease accessory protein UreH domain-containing protein → MKSKRIMLHVDGMTCGACESRITKTLRALSGVLSAEARVQSGQVIVEYDEDQIDLSRIENAIENIGYPIRRKNKAATAIALGIGLLLVAAYLIASVSGVFSTIPQITANVGYAMLFVIGLLTSIHCVAMCGGIALSQSVGMQGPEAAANSVSMGERFRRLRPGLFYNLGRIVSYTSIGAVVGALGATFNFSSASKGIIAALAGAFMILLGLKMLGVVRGFPQIGKVVPAPLRKAAGAISRRLRRGGPFAVGILNGLMPCGPLQTMQLYALGTGSVLAGAISMFVFSLGTVPLMLLFGLTATLLPRKFVPIMVKASAVLVMFLGAVTFARAATLAGISLPAITVSSPAVLEPTGNVARARLIKADVSDGKQTVLTEFRNGQYVPFAAQSGLPLTWTIRISAEDLNGCNNEIVIPAYDVRKKLVPGDNVIEFTPTKAGRVAYSCWMGMIRSSITVTDALGNEPSATLPEEPLALPGGSGCCALPQ, encoded by the coding sequence ATGAAGAGTAAACGCATAATGCTGCATGTCGATGGAATGACGTGCGGAGCCTGCGAGTCACGGATCACAAAGACGCTACGTGCGTTATCCGGTGTCCTTTCCGCCGAGGCTCGCGTTCAGAGCGGACAGGTAATCGTCGAGTATGACGAGGATCAAATCGATTTATCGAGAATTGAAAACGCCATCGAGAATATAGGATATCCGATTCGCCGGAAAAACAAGGCAGCAACGGCTATTGCCCTAGGAATCGGGCTTTTGCTCGTTGCCGCGTATTTGATTGCGAGCGTAAGCGGCGTTTTTTCCACGATACCGCAAATAACCGCAAATGTCGGATACGCGATGCTTTTCGTCATCGGATTGCTCACGTCCATCCACTGCGTCGCAATGTGCGGCGGAATCGCGCTCTCGCAGAGCGTCGGAATGCAAGGTCCGGAAGCGGCGGCCAATTCCGTATCGATGGGCGAGCGTTTTCGCCGATTGCGCCCCGGTCTCTTCTATAATCTCGGGCGCATCGTGTCATACACTTCCATAGGCGCTGTCGTTGGCGCTTTGGGAGCCACATTTAATTTTTCATCCGCGTCAAAGGGAATTATCGCGGCTCTCGCGGGCGCATTTATGATACTCCTCGGCCTGAAAATGCTCGGGGTTGTCCGCGGATTCCCCCAAATCGGGAAAGTCGTACCTGCCCCGCTTCGCAAGGCGGCGGGCGCGATCTCGCGCCGCCTGCGGCGAGGCGGACCGTTTGCCGTCGGAATACTGAATGGCCTCATGCCGTGCGGGCCGCTCCAGACTATGCAGCTCTATGCGCTAGGAACGGGCAGCGTTCTCGCCGGCGCGATTTCGATGTTTGTTTTCTCGCTGGGCACGGTTCCCCTGATGCTCCTCTTCGGCCTGACCGCGACGCTTCTGCCTCGAAAGTTCGTGCCGATTATGGTAAAGGCGAGCGCCGTCCTCGTCATGTTCCTTGGCGCCGTAACCTTCGCCCGGGCCGCAACGCTGGCGGGAATTTCATTGCCGGCCATCACGGTTTCCTCGCCCGCTGTCCTTGAACCGACGGGTAATGTCGCGAGGGCAAGGCTTATCAAGGCGGATGTATCCGATGGGAAACAGACGGTGCTTACCGAGTTCAGGAACGGTCAGTACGTCCCGTTTGCCGCTCAATCCGGCTTGCCGCTTACCTGGACGATTCGGATTTCAGCCGAGGACCTTAATGGATGCAATAATGAAATCGTGATTCCGGCGTACGATGTGAGAAAAAAGCTCGTTCCGGGGGATAACGTCATCGAGTTTACGCCGACAAAGGCGGGAAGGGTCGCGTACAGCTGCTGGATGGGCATGATTCGAAGCTCCATCACGGTGACCGACGCGCTCGGCAACGAGCCGTCCGCAACCCTTCCGGAAGAACCCCTGGCGTTGCCGGGGGGAAGCGGCTGCTGCGCGCTGCCGCAGTAA
- a CDS encoding DUF2318 domain-containing protein, with translation MSNKNNARCIGVLFSAFALAFSVQTAFAETSTKKAADWGVVIDKKKVTNVAAFIPYTANGTKMELIAIRASDGTIRTALNTCQVCYNSGRGFYKQEGDVFVCQNCGNRFKADQIEKIKGGCNPVPILSSDKTDLGDTIGISKSYLESVTPYFARWKK, from the coding sequence ATGTCAAACAAGAATAATGCACGATGTATCGGCGTGTTGTTCAGCGCTTTTGCGCTGGCGTTTTCGGTGCAAACTGCGTTTGCGGAAACAAGCACGAAGAAAGCAGCCGATTGGGGTGTCGTAATCGACAAGAAAAAGGTTACGAATGTGGCCGCGTTCATTCCGTATACCGCTAACGGCACAAAGATGGAGCTTATTGCGATCAGGGCATCTGACGGAACGATCCGAACAGCCCTTAATACCTGTCAGGTCTGCTATAACTCGGGTCGAGGTTTTTACAAGCAGGAGGGCGACGTGTTCGTGTGCCAGAATTGCGGAAACAGATTCAAGGCCGATCAAATCGAGAAGATCAAGGGCGGCTGCAATCCTGTTCCGATCCTGAGTTCCGACAAGACAGACCTTGGTGATACCATAGGAATTTCAAAGTCATATCTTGAAAGCGTAACCCCCTACTTCGCACGATGGAAGAAATAA
- a CDS encoding sensor histidine kinase, with the protein MKLKFRLTLSFLAVAALGALLSFYLVRNSSETLFRSFVFSGDSAKAKVYARLLGEYYQAEGTWTEAQLFLEDFPRLFSDIANTKMHGSRDQGGILAYTSTPFMDLLSDRIVIVDARGVIVADTAKQLIGTVHPWTHISHGIPIVVDTKSEGTVLVGSMIDSSLTGVSERFLSDITRSLAFSTSIAAFLALLLGILFAARITKPLANLAQATRIVMNGKVYIPLAENGDSEIAELSRSFNEMTAEIRRLDAAKKQVIADSAHELRTPVTLIRGMIEGMIDGVYPLDVSTLKSVHEETIRLSRLIDTLRELEVIESGELKLERDTVNLHEMTSKAMTLFAPSAAQKSISLVLKKCDTRAYEVWGDQFRLDEVLYNIISNAMKYTPAGGTIRIEELNEDDKNVGFSVGDSGPGIAVSERSRVFERFYRIDKSRSTESGGRGLGLAIASEIVKAHGGSIEIDASDLGGALFTVSLPRL; encoded by the coding sequence ATGAAACTCAAATTTCGCTTAACCTTGTCTTTCCTTGCGGTTGCGGCCTTGGGCGCTCTCTTGTCTTTTTATCTCGTGCGGAATTCGAGCGAGACTTTATTCCGCTCGTTTGTCTTCTCGGGCGATTCCGCGAAGGCGAAAGTATACGCCAGGCTGCTTGGGGAATATTATCAGGCTGAAGGCACATGGACCGAGGCGCAGCTATTCCTCGAGGATTTCCCCCGACTTTTTTCCGACATAGCCAATACGAAAATGCATGGTTCACGCGATCAGGGCGGAATCCTCGCGTATACGTCGACGCCGTTCATGGATCTCCTATCCGACAGGATCGTTATTGTCGACGCGCGCGGCGTTATAGTCGCCGACACGGCGAAACAATTGATCGGCACGGTACATCCCTGGACGCATATCTCGCATGGTATCCCGATTGTCGTCGATACGAAAAGCGAAGGAACCGTGCTCGTCGGATCAATGATCGATTCCTCTTTGACCGGCGTCTCCGAGCGGTTTCTTTCAGATATTACCCGCTCGCTCGCGTTCTCTACGAGTATCGCCGCATTTCTCGCGCTACTGCTCGGAATTCTTTTTGCCGCCCGGATCACGAAACCGCTTGCAAACCTCGCGCAGGCCACGCGGATCGTCATGAACGGAAAGGTATATATCCCCCTTGCGGAAAATGGCGATAGCGAGATAGCGGAGCTCTCCCGTTCATTCAACGAAATGACCGCCGAAATCAGGCGACTCGATGCGGCAAAAAAGCAGGTTATTGCCGATTCCGCGCATGAACTACGGACCCCTGTCACGCTCATTCGCGGAATGATAGAGGGTATGATTGATGGCGTGTACCCGCTCGATGTCTCGACTCTGAAATCCGTTCATGAAGAAACGATCAGGCTTTCGCGTCTCATCGATACCTTGCGGGAGCTTGAAGTCATCGAGTCGGGCGAATTGAAGCTCGAAAGGGACACCGTCAATCTTCACGAGATGACGTCGAAAGCCATGACGCTATTCGCACCGAGCGCGGCGCAAAAATCAATCTCTCTCGTTCTGAAGAAGTGCGACACGAGAGCGTACGAAGTTTGGGGCGATCAATTCCGGCTGGACGAGGTTCTCTATAATATTATTTCGAACGCCATGAAATATACGCCAGCGGGCGGAACCATACGCATTGAGGAATTGAATGAAGACGATAAAAACGTCGGTTTCAGCGTGGGAGATTCCGGTCCAGGTATCGCCGTCAGCGAGCGGTCCCGCGTATTCGAGCGTTTTTACCGGATCGATAAATCGCGATCGACGGAATCAGGAGGGCGAGGGTTAGGGCTCGCGATAGCGTCCGAGATCGTCAAAGCGCATGGAGGATCAATAGAAATTGACGCCTCCGATTTAGGAGGCGCCCTTTTTACCGTGTCGCTTCCGCGACTATGA
- a CDS encoding response regulator transcription factor, with product MKKTVLVADDETKIVDLIANYLKADGFTVISALNGKDALEDIITKKPDCVLLDINMPELDGLSVAKEVRKTSDVPIIFLTARTDEIDRIVGFEIGADDYVSKPFSPRELVARVKAVLRRREGKTESAIKTVVYGAISVDLEKRICSVAGKPIEMTTAQLDILVFMMRSPGRVWNRLELLQASSGATFEGYERTIDAHIKNIRKALDDNSDNPRFIETVRGAGYRFMEKTE from the coding sequence ATGAAAAAGACCGTTCTCGTAGCCGATGATGAGACCAAAATCGTCGATCTTATTGCAAATTATCTCAAGGCAGACGGTTTTACCGTAATCAGCGCACTGAACGGAAAGGACGCGCTTGAGGACATCATTACGAAAAAGCCGGATTGCGTGCTGCTCGATATCAACATGCCGGAACTCGACGGTCTTTCGGTCGCGAAGGAAGTCAGGAAAACATCCGACGTTCCAATCATTTTCCTTACCGCCCGAACCGACGAGATCGATCGCATAGTCGGGTTCGAAATCGGCGCAGACGATTATGTCTCGAAGCCGTTCAGTCCCCGGGAATTGGTCGCGCGGGTTAAAGCAGTGCTGAGACGACGCGAAGGCAAAACGGAATCGGCGATAAAGACTGTCGTCTACGGCGCCATATCGGTCGACCTCGAGAAACGAATCTGCTCCGTCGCCGGAAAGCCAATCGAAATGACCACGGCGCAATTGGATATACTTGTATTCATGATGCGCTCTCCCGGTAGGGTCTGGAACCGACTAGAACTCTTGCAGGCATCGTCGGGCGCGACCTTTGAGGGTTACGAGCGCACGATCGATGCGCACATCAAGAATATCCGGAAAGCGCTGGACGATAACAGCGACAATCCCCGGTTCATCGAAACCGTGCGCGGGGCTGGATACCGATTCATGGAAAAAACCGAATGA